The following coding sequences lie in one Candidatus Eisenbacteria bacterium genomic window:
- a CDS encoding isocitrate lyase/phosphoenolpyruvate mutase family protein, whose amino-acid sequence MTSQSSRAAHFRELHSKRPLILPNAWDAGSARAIERAGADAIATSSAGVAWSLGRADGQRLSREQMVEVVRSIAAVVSVPVSADVEGGYGSGGPADIAETVRAVIAAGAVGVNLEDSPGRGDEALIPAPAHVERIRAARDAARAVGGDIVINARTDVFLAQVGAPETRFDEAVRRAKLYRQAGADCLFVPGVIDAETIAALVRAIDGPLNILARAGAPTLSQLGALGVARVSLGSAIALAALTAAQRAARELLEHGTYAAVTGNLTYLEANAMFEAREKDSP is encoded by the coding sequence ATGACGAGCCAGTCGAGTCGCGCCGCACACTTTCGGGAGCTCCACTCCAAACGCCCGCTGATTCTGCCGAACGCGTGGGACGCCGGCAGCGCGCGCGCGATCGAACGCGCGGGCGCCGATGCGATCGCCACCAGCAGCGCCGGGGTCGCGTGGAGTCTCGGGCGCGCGGACGGTCAGCGCTTGAGCCGCGAACAGATGGTCGAGGTGGTGCGATCGATCGCCGCGGTGGTTTCGGTGCCGGTGTCGGCCGACGTCGAGGGCGGCTACGGCTCCGGTGGTCCCGCGGACATCGCCGAAACCGTGCGCGCGGTGATCGCGGCCGGGGCCGTCGGCGTCAACCTGGAAGACTCACCGGGACGCGGCGATGAAGCGCTGATTCCGGCACCGGCGCACGTCGAGCGGATTCGAGCCGCCCGCGATGCGGCGCGCGCCGTGGGCGGCGACATCGTCATCAACGCGCGCACCGATGTGTTTCTCGCCCAGGTCGGGGCGCCCGAGACGCGTTTCGACGAAGCCGTACGGCGCGCGAAGCTCTATCGCCAGGCGGGAGCGGATTGTCTGTTCGTACCGGGCGTGATCGATGCCGAAACGATCGCGGCGCTGGTGCGCGCGATCGACGGGCCGCTCAATATTCTGGCGCGCGCGGGCGCGCCGACGTTGTCGCAGCTCGGGGCGCTCGGCGTCGCGCGCGTGAGCCTCGGTTCGGCGATCGCGCTCGCGGCCCTCACCGCGGCACAGCGCGCAGCGCGCGAACTGCTCGAGCACGGCACCTATGCCGCGGTCACCGGTAACCTGACCTACCTCGAGGCCAACGCGATGTTCGAGGCGCGCGAAAAAGACTCGCCGTGA